A part of Olleya sp. Bg11-27 genomic DNA contains:
- a CDS encoding TIGR02757 family protein encodes MNKKDLKDFLDNKVEQYNKPDFITSDPIQIPHLFSKKEDIEIAGFLSATISWGNRKSIITNCHKMMVLLEQSPFDFVMNHQESDLEKLEPFVHRTFNGLDFITFIKGLQHIYTNHEGLEAVFAKHAEKDSLQLSIHHFKQTFFEIEHLQRTQKHISDPLKNSAAKRINMFLRWMVRPNNTNVDLGIWTSLSPVQLSCPLDVHSGNVARKLGLLKRKQNDGKALAELDTALRQLDKNDPVKYDFALFGLGVFEKF; translated from the coding sequence ATGAATAAAAAAGACCTTAAAGATTTTCTAGACAATAAAGTAGAACAGTATAATAAGCCCGATTTTATAACTAGTGATCCCATTCAAATTCCACATTTATTCAGCAAAAAAGAAGATATTGAAATTGCTGGTTTTTTAAGTGCTACTATATCCTGGGGAAACAGGAAAAGTATCATTACCAATTGTCATAAAATGATGGTATTATTAGAACAATCGCCATTTGATTTTGTCATGAACCATCAAGAGTCTGATTTGGAAAAATTAGAACCTTTTGTACATCGTACATTTAATGGTCTTGATTTTATAACGTTTATTAAAGGTTTACAACACATTTACACCAATCACGAAGGTTTAGAAGCCGTATTTGCTAAACATGCTGAAAAAGACAGCTTACAACTGTCAATACATCATTTTAAACAAACCTTCTTCGAAATAGAACATTTACAACGCACACAAAAACATATTAGTGATCCTCTTAAAAATAGTGCTGCTAAACGTATCAATATGTTTTTACGCTGGATGGTTAGACCAAACAATACTAATGTGGACTTGGGGATTTGGACCAGTTTATCTCCTGTTCAATTATCATGTCCTTTAGATGTACATTCTGGAAACGTCGCTAGAAAATTAGGGCTTTTAAAACGTAAACAAAATGATGGTAAGGCTTTAGCCGAATTAGACACTGCTTTAAGGCAATTAGATAAAAATGACCCAGTAAAATATGATTTTGCTTTATTTGGTTTAGGTGTTTTTGAAAAATTTTAA
- the folE gene encoding GTP cyclohydrolase I FolE: protein MPYKQFEEYNIKVTEDVKERYKNIIEDLGEDTKREGLLKTPERAAKAMQFLTQGYDQDAAEILRGAMFKESYNDMVIVKDIEFYSLCEHHILPFFGKAHIAYIPNGHIVGLSKLPRIVDVFSRRLQVQERLTHQILDCINDTLKPEGVAVVIEASHMCMQMRGVQKQNSVTTTSGFRGAFENIETRTEFLNLISAKLS, encoded by the coding sequence ATGCCATATAAACAATTTGAGGAGTATAATATTAAAGTTACCGAAGATGTCAAAGAACGTTATAAAAATATTATTGAAGATTTAGGTGAGGATACAAAACGAGAAGGTTTACTAAAAACACCAGAACGTGCGGCTAAGGCTATGCAATTTTTAACGCAGGGTTACGATCAAGATGCGGCCGAAATATTAAGAGGCGCTATGTTTAAGGAATCTTATAATGATATGGTTATTGTAAAAGATATCGAATTTTACTCACTTTGCGAACATCATATATTACCATTTTTTGGAAAAGCACATATTGCCTATATTCCAAATGGTCATATTGTAGGATTAAGTAAATTACCACGAATTGTGGATGTTTTTTCTAGACGTTTGCAAGTACAAGAGCGCTTAACACATCAAATATTAGATTGTATAAATGATACGTTAAAGCCAGAAGGTGTAGCGGTAGTTATTGAAGCAAGTCATATGTGTATGCAAATGCGTGGGGTACAAAAACAAAATAGCGTCACAACAACTTCAGGGTTTAGAGGGGCTTTTGAAAATATTGAAACTCGTACAGAATTTTTAAATTTAATAAGCGCTAAGTTAAGTTAA
- a CDS encoding DUF5916 domain-containing protein: MKPYLLFFFAIIMSYQSIAQDKKSYQIKRTEYPPKIDGVLDDKAWINAQVATDFTEFKPDVGDTATADKKTKVRMTYDDSGIYVAAYCYDKPEDIMRQFTQRDNFGQSDFFGLIFNPNNDAQNNTEFFVFSSGTQADAVESPNYGEDFGWNAVWESSTKIVEDGWIVEIKIPYRALRFTQQEDPTWGIQFHRHYRKTREQMTWSAIDVTKGNVGLYNAELKGITNITPPTRLSFFPYASGLVSTYDGQTDSDFAAGLDIKYGITENLTLDATLIPDFSQAGFDDVQLNLGPFEQQFSEQRQFFTEGVDLFSKGNLFYSRRVGNSPSGRLNLNDNESVHEYPEKVQLLNAVKVSGRTKNGLGIGFFNAITEKTEVSITDAETGGKRNQVVEPLANYNIMVLDQQFNKNSSVTLINTNVTRDGDFRDANVTGLLLDLVNKNNTYGAVAEVKMSTFNDVPDKENGYNAQFAVGKNSGKLRYSIDYSYADENYDINDLGILFRNNYSNYGTDISYRTFEPSKNFNNTYLGAWLNYEQLANPNTFTGANTGIEFNGQTKTLHNLGINSNWNIGKQYDYFEPRNGFDSYFVTENYAQTNMWISSNYNLFFAIDANLGYGRLFNQTRENFNNVWFGVNPRFKFNDKFLMVLGFDYDNYTADRGYVNGQEIDGRILFGQRDRIDMTASISGSYNFNSFNALTLSFRNYLSTVTYDNNLYVLQNNGTLSKSDIYTKNTISSDPDFDPDISFNTWNLDLSYTWQFAPGSQLTALYRNQIFNLSNNSEASFFDSTDDLFKQQQRNTFSLKLVYFIDYSDLRNVFKRKTKTS; encoded by the coding sequence ATGAAACCTTACTTACTGTTCTTTTTCGCAATAATAATGTCCTATCAATCAATAGCACAAGATAAAAAATCGTATCAAATAAAACGTACTGAATACCCGCCAAAAATAGATGGTGTTTTAGACGATAAAGCTTGGATTAATGCTCAAGTAGCTACAGATTTTACCGAATTTAAGCCTGATGTTGGAGACACAGCTACAGCAGATAAAAAGACTAAAGTTAGAATGACTTATGACGATTCTGGTATTTACGTAGCGGCCTATTGCTATGATAAGCCAGAAGACATTATGCGTCAATTTACACAACGTGATAATTTTGGGCAATCTGACTTTTTTGGGTTAATTTTTAATCCTAATAATGATGCACAAAACAATACCGAATTTTTCGTGTTTAGTTCAGGCACACAAGCAGATGCTGTGGAGAGTCCAAATTACGGAGAGGATTTTGGATGGAATGCCGTATGGGAAAGTAGTACAAAAATAGTTGAGGATGGTTGGATCGTAGAAATCAAAATACCTTACAGAGCATTACGTTTTACGCAACAAGAAGATCCAACTTGGGGAATCCAGTTTCATAGACATTACAGAAAAACGCGTGAACAAATGACTTGGAGTGCTATTGATGTCACTAAAGGAAATGTTGGTCTTTATAATGCCGAATTAAAAGGTATTACAAACATCACACCACCTACCCGATTAAGCTTTTTTCCTTATGCTTCAGGATTAGTTAGTACTTATGACGGTCAGACTGATTCTGATTTTGCTGCAGGTTTAGACATTAAATATGGTATTACAGAAAATTTAACCTTAGATGCTACCCTAATTCCAGATTTTAGCCAAGCAGGTTTTGACGATGTACAACTAAACTTAGGACCTTTTGAACAACAATTTTCTGAGCAACGTCAATTTTTTACCGAAGGTGTCGATTTATTTAGTAAAGGTAATTTATTTTATTCCAGACGTGTTGGAAACAGTCCAAGCGGACGATTAAATTTAAACGATAACGAGTCTGTACACGAGTACCCAGAAAAAGTACAATTATTAAATGCTGTAAAAGTATCGGGACGTACAAAAAATGGATTAGGTATTGGTTTTTTTAATGCTATCACAGAAAAAACAGAAGTATCCATTACTGACGCAGAAACTGGAGGAAAACGAAATCAAGTGGTAGAACCTCTAGCTAATTATAATATCATGGTTTTAGACCAACAATTTAATAAAAACTCTTCTGTAACCTTAATTAATACAAATGTAACCAGAGATGGCGATTTTAGAGATGCCAACGTTACTGGGTTGCTATTAGATTTAGTCAATAAAAACAATACCTATGGGGCTGTAGCCGAAGTTAAAATGAGCACGTTTAATGACGTTCCTGATAAAGAAAATGGTTATAATGCACAGTTTGCTGTGGGTAAAAACAGTGGAAAACTTAGATATAGTATTGATTACAGTTATGCTGATGAAAATTATGACATCAACGATTTAGGAATCCTCTTCAGAAATAATTATAGTAACTATGGGACAGATATTAGTTACCGTACTTTTGAGCCTAGTAAAAATTTTAATAACACCTATTTGGGTGCTTGGCTAAACTACGAACAACTGGCTAATCCGAATACTTTTACGGGAGCAAATACTGGCATAGAATTTAATGGGCAAACCAAAACACTTCATAATTTAGGAATTAACTCTAATTGGAATATTGGTAAACAATATGATTATTTTGAGCCTAGAAATGGGTTTGATAGTTACTTTGTTACCGAAAATTATGCACAAACCAACATGTGGATTTCTAGTAATTACAACTTGTTTTTTGCGATTGACGCTAACCTTGGGTATGGGCGCTTATTTAATCAAACACGTGAAAATTTTAATAATGTTTGGTTTGGGGTAAATCCAAGATTTAAATTTAATGACAAATTTTTAATGGTACTAGGTTTTGATTACGACAATTATACCGCAGACCGAGGTTATGTAAATGGCCAAGAGATTGACGGCAGGATTTTATTTGGACAACGGGATCGTATAGACATGACAGCAAGTATCTCTGGTAGTTATAACTTTAACTCCTTTAATGCATTAACGTTAAGTTTTAGAAACTACTTGAGCACCGTTACTTATGATAATAACCTGTATGTATTACAAAACAATGGAACCCTAAGTAAATCGGATATCTATACTAAAAACACGATTAGTAGTGACCCTGATTTTGATCCGGACATTAGCTTTAATACTTGGAATTTGGATTTAAGTTACACCTGGCAATTTGCTCCTGGAAGCCAACTGACTGCATTATACCGAAATCAAATTTTTAATTTATCTAACAACTCGGAAGCTAGCTTTTTTGACAGCACTGACGATTTATTTAAACAACAACAGCGTAATACGTTTTCGTTAAAATTAGTTTACTTCATTGATTATAGTGATTTAAGAAATGTTTTTAAAAGAAAAACCAAAACCAGTTAA
- the msrA gene encoding peptide-methionine (S)-S-oxide reductase MsrA — MKEENLQIATFAGGCFWCTEAVFLRIEGVEKVVSGYTGGTIKNPAYREITTGRTGHAEGIQIFYDENKVGYTELLELFFATHDSTTLNRQGHDVGTQYRSAIFYNSEIQKEKAEDFINLLERETVFDNPIVTEVTVLGPFYIAEDAHQTYYDRNKEASYCQFVIDPKINKIKKYYSNKLKEKHV; from the coding sequence ATGAAAGAAGAAAATTTACAAATAGCGACGTTTGCAGGCGGTTGCTTTTGGTGTACAGAAGCCGTTTTTTTAAGAATTGAAGGCGTGGAAAAGGTTGTTTCCGGGTATACGGGAGGTACTATAAAAAATCCGGCTTATCGAGAAATTACAACAGGGAGAACGGGACATGCTGAAGGGATTCAGATATTTTATGATGAAAATAAAGTAGGGTATACAGAGTTACTAGAACTTTTTTTTGCAACACACGATTCCACAACTTTAAACAGACAAGGACATGATGTAGGAACACAATATAGATCTGCTATTTTTTACAATTCTGAAATCCAAAAAGAAAAGGCGGAAGATTTTATTAATTTACTAGAAAGAGAAACCGTTTTTGATAATCCAATTGTAACGGAGGTTACAGTATTAGGCCCTTTTTATATCGCCGAAGATGCGCATCAAACGTATTACGACAGAAACAAGGAAGCGTCTTATTGTCAATTTGTAATTGATCCAAAAATTAATAAGATTAAAAAATATTATAGTAATAAATTAAAAGAAAAACACGTTTAA
- a CDS encoding sensor histidine kinase, with the protein MIKPGFPINELERVSSVQKYKLLDTLPESDFDNITSLVATICDVPISLITLLDADRNFFKSHHGLDLQESPRDISFCGHAILNEDDIFIVEDSRQDIRFKDNPLVNGYKAIFYAGVPLRDQDGLALGTLCVYDHKPRQLTSLQKKALITISKQVMNLFELRLNNRLLDETKQELIDRNNELNKFASHVSHDLKSPLANIISLTNFLKEEEGNTFTEESVEFINYIEESAESLKDYIDGILMHYKTNELLRADKELVSIDQLFDSVQRMHMLDDNQFKTNSNTQNAFINKAAITQILINLVDNALKYNKKSNPEVLLNYIENKQHYLFSVTDNGNGIPDNQQEEVFKLFNNNNQIDTSGKKGTGIGLFTVQSLVKKLGGSIALQSEVGTGSTFKFTIAK; encoded by the coding sequence ATGATTAAACCTGGTTTTCCTATAAATGAACTTGAACGTGTCTCTTCTGTACAAAAATATAAACTACTAGATACACTTCCGGAAAGTGATTTTGACAACATTACCAGTTTGGTAGCGACCATATGCGATGTTCCCATCTCATTAATTACATTATTAGATGCTGATCGTAATTTCTTTAAATCGCACCATGGTCTAGATCTGCAAGAATCACCAAGAGACATCTCTTTTTGTGGACATGCCATTTTAAATGAAGACGACATTTTTATTGTTGAAGACTCCAGACAAGATATCCGTTTTAAAGATAATCCTTTAGTTAATGGTTATAAGGCTATTTTTTATGCGGGGGTACCATTAAGAGACCAGGACGGGTTAGCTTTAGGAACATTATGCGTGTATGACCACAAACCAAGACAACTGACTAGTTTACAAAAAAAAGCTTTAATTACAATTTCTAAACAAGTCATGAATTTGTTTGAATTAAGACTTAACAACAGGCTTTTAGATGAAACAAAGCAAGAATTAATTGATCGAAATAACGAACTAAATAAATTTGCAAGTCATGTCTCACATGATTTAAAATCACCATTAGCCAATATCATTTCGTTAACCAATTTTCTAAAAGAAGAAGAAGGTAATACGTTTACTGAGGAGTCTGTTGAATTTATCAACTATATTGAAGAATCTGCAGAATCTTTAAAAGACTATATTGATGGTATATTAATGCATTATAAGACTAATGAATTACTACGAGCAGATAAAGAATTAGTAAGTATCGATCAATTGTTTGATAGTGTACAACGTATGCACATGTTGGATGATAACCAATTTAAAACAAATAGCAACACTCAAAATGCATTTATTAATAAGGCTGCAATTACCCAAATATTAATAAATTTAGTAGATAATGCTTTAAAATATAACAAAAAATCTAATCCAGAAGTTTTATTAAACTATATCGAAAATAAACAGCATTATCTTTTTTCTGTCACAGACAATGGTAATGGTATTCCTGATAATCAACAAGAAGAAGTGTTCAAGTTATTTAATAACAATAACCAAATAGATACCTCAGGAAAAAAAGGTACAGGTATTGGTTTATTTACCGTCCAAAGCTTGGTAAAAAAACTTGGTGGGTCCATTGCTTTACAATCTGAAGTAGGCACAGGCAGCACATTTAAATTTACCATAGCAAAATAA
- a CDS encoding DUF6799 domain-containing protein, whose amino-acid sequence MKKLILIVFTLFLGVNSLQAQDAKPIEDTNYVILLDSKVFHYTADGVAQLKENVTLHNGTVVKTDGTYVTDKKTLKLKDGECLGMSGTFYKDQETLTKKLIKLMSKS is encoded by the coding sequence ATGAAAAAATTAATTCTTATCGTATTTACGTTATTCTTAGGTGTAAATTCTTTGCAAGCACAAGATGCTAAACCAATTGAGGACACTAATTATGTTATTCTTTTAGATAGTAAAGTATTTCATTATACAGCAGATGGTGTTGCGCAATTAAAGGAGAATGTGACGTTACATAATGGTACAGTTGTTAAAACAGATGGTACTTATGTCACAGACAAGAAAACACTTAAACTTAAAGATGGAGAATGTTTAGGAATGAGTGGAACTTTTTATAAAGACCAAGAAACTTTGACTAAAAAGCTTATTAAACTAATGAGTAAATCATAG
- a CDS encoding CPBP family intramembrane glutamic endopeptidase: MIKLFESIFAYVKNPRPKHLKYATFEQKFGIVLQCVPLCLVLGLGFGVLIAVLEAVGVYSSDTHAMNKLFEEKAGIYIIFTAVIVAPIIEELIFRGPITLFNKKHFKIAFYSFTILFGYVHILNFEITPKILLLSPLLVAPQIVVGFIFGYIRVRLGLVYSMLLHASYNGVIIIPSVLLMS, encoded by the coding sequence ATGATCAAATTATTTGAGTCTATTTTTGCTTATGTTAAAAATCCACGTCCAAAACATTTAAAATACGCCACCTTTGAACAAAAGTTTGGTATTGTATTACAATGTGTCCCTCTTTGTCTAGTACTTGGATTGGGGTTTGGTGTTTTAATTGCTGTACTTGAAGCTGTGGGTGTTTATAGTTCTGACACGCATGCCATGAATAAGCTTTTTGAAGAAAAAGCTGGAATTTATATCATATTTACTGCGGTAATCGTTGCCCCAATTATTGAAGAACTAATTTTTAGAGGGCCAATAACGTTATTCAATAAAAAACATTTTAAAATAGCTTTTTACTCCTTTACGATACTTTTTGGTTACGTTCACATCTTAAATTTTGAGATTACACCAAAAATATTACTATTATCGCCACTATTAGTAGCGCCTCAAATAGTTGTAGGATTCATTTTTGGTTACATCCGGGTGCGTTTAGGACTAGTGTACTCCATGCTATTACATGCCAGTTATAACGGCGTTATAATTATTCCTTCTGTCTTATTGATGAGCTAA
- a CDS encoding ABC transporter ATP-binding protein, protein MIKAKNIHKYYDDLHVLKGVNVHIKKGEIVSIVGASGAGKTTLLQILGTLDFIENKKQSQLEINGKDITGLTEKQLAQFRNQHIGFIFQFHQLLPEFTALENVCIPAFIKGTSKVEADSRAKELLDFLGLSHRHNHKPSELSGGEQQRVAVARALVNNPELIFADEPSGNLDSESAENLHNLFFKLRDQFGQTFVIVTHNEELANLADRKLTMVDGNII, encoded by the coding sequence ATGATTAAAGCAAAAAATATACATAAGTATTATGACGATTTACACGTATTAAAAGGTGTAAATGTCCACATAAAAAAAGGAGAAATAGTGTCTATTGTCGGAGCTTCTGGCGCAGGAAAAACGACATTATTGCAAATTTTAGGAACGCTTGATTTTATTGAAAATAAAAAACAAAGCCAACTAGAAATTAATGGGAAGGATATTACCGGTTTAACCGAAAAACAATTAGCACAGTTTAGAAACCAGCATATTGGATTTATATTTCAGTTTCATCAACTTTTACCAGAGTTTACAGCTTTAGAAAATGTCTGTATTCCAGCTTTTATAAAAGGAACCAGTAAAGTTGAAGCCGATAGTAGAGCGAAAGAATTATTAGACTTTTTAGGATTGTCTCATAGGCACAACCATAAACCTAGCGAATTATCTGGTGGAGAACAACAACGTGTTGCTGTTGCTAGAGCTTTAGTAAATAATCCTGAATTAATTTTTGCTGATGAACCTTCAGGGAATTTAGATAGTGAAAGTGCTGAAAATTTACATAATCTATTTTTTAAATTAAGAGATCAATTTGGGCAAACCTTTGTTATTGTTACTCACAACGAAGAATTAGCTAATCTGGCAGACCGAAAATTAACCATGGTGGACGGAAATATTATTTAA